In the genome of Methanofastidiosum sp., the window GTTGTATAGGGGGAAGAGAGACACTAGGAGAAAGCATATCTTGCTTGCTTATAGGCACGGATTTACTAAAATTCCAGTAATAATAGCTGATGGAGAAATAGGTGAAGATTATATTAATGTAGAAATAAATAAAAAAAACTTATCAAGTTGTAAGATTGCTAGAAAAATTGCTGAGCAAAAACAAATGATAGTGGTATCACATTTTAAAGGACATATAGGGGCAGGATTCGGAGGTGCAATAAAACAACTTGGGATGGGATGTGCTGCTAGAGGTGGAAAGCTTGAACAGCATGCTAACACGATTCCTATAATAAATCCTCTTGAATGTAAGAAATGTAAAGAATGCACTAAAAAATGCCCCTCTGACGCCATAAATATTGATTTGTTTTCTAGAATTAGCAAGCAAAAATGCATAGGATGTGCTGCCTGCATATCTATCTGTCCACACGGAGCAATAAAAATTAACTGGATTGGGACTATTTCCAATAAGTTCTATGAAAGAATGGCCGAATATGCCTATGCTGCTCAAAAGGACAAGCAGATTATCTACATTTCATTTGCCATAAACATAACTAAGAACTGTGACTGTGAGGGACATCCTATGAAGCCTTTTGTAAGGGATTTGGGAATATTTGCATCGACAGACCCAGTAGCAATTGATATGGCATGCCTTGATAAACTATCTGAAAGGGAGAATAGAACCGTATTTAGAAGAGGTAGGCATATCTTGGATTTCAGTGAAGAGATAGGGTTAGGAACCAAGGGGTATAATCTTATCGAAATAAATCACTAATTTATTCTTTTCCAAATATTGACTTAATGAAATTCTAGTCACCATTTTGAAGCTGGAATCCCACCCTTGCCCCAGTTTGCCTTGGGTATTTCAGTGATTAATACTTCAACTGCGTCAAGCGGTGCACCAGTTATTTCACTTACACATTTTGATACTTCTTTGATCAGTCTATCATTTTTCATTTCATCAGTATTTTCTTTCCATAAATATATTTCTACAAGAGGAATAATATCACCAGTATTCTATAGATACCATTTATTAAAAAGTTAATGTTTTATAAATTATCCCACAACTTTTCTTTTCTGTAAGCCATGCCTTGAAATGTCGCTATCAGTTCATTATGCTCGTTTAATACACGGATATTGTAAGTTGCAATTTTTGAATTTATTGAAACTTCTTCTGCCTCTGCAAATAAAGTCCCCTTAGATACTGCTTTCAAAAATGAAATATTCACATTTAAAGCGACGGCAATATTTCCATGAGTATTTGCTGCAATTGCAAAAGTAAAGTCGGCTAGAGTAAAGATTGCTCCTCCGTGCACAGTATTAACAGAATTGAGATGAAGATCACTGATTTTCATTTTTGCCTTTGCACAACCTTTTGATACTTCGACTAATTCTATACCTATCTGTTTTGCGAATTTATCATTTTCCGAGAATTCGTTAATAAAGTCCATTGAATCACCAACATAGTACGATTTTTATATATTTATTATTATTTGAATATTTCCCACCTATACCCTTTATATCCATTCAATTCAAGATGTTATCAAGTCTGGCATATACTTGAAAGATCTTGAAACTTTGATAAATTTAACAATATTTATGAGAAAAGATTCACATCTGATGTGAAGCCGGCTAGAGTGACCGTCGAAGTATCAAAACTTCCAAAAAACTCAAACATTAAAATATCCTGTATTGCCTATAAAAACATTATTGACTAGAACACATTTGCAAAGTATCGCTTAATCTTATAAGACGAATTAATATTTTTCAATTATATAATCTTTAGTTCAAAGATGTAAATTAATCGGAGATATAATATATGAATGGCAATAACAGGGGCAATATTAAGCAAGGAATGCAGGTATCTATCGTACTGAAACAAGACCAGCGCTCTGGAAAACTAACAAATGGTATAGTAAAAGATATACTTACCAATTCTAGCACTCACCCTCACGGAATTAAGGTACGACTTACAAGTGGAGAAGTGGGGCGCGTAAAAGAGATACTTCAAAACAAAACTTGAAACATTATATTATAAGAAGAATTAATCTAGAATTATCTCTACTCTTTTTTTACCTTTAACTCATAGTGACTGGGTAGGTCATCTTTATCGTCCTTTAAGTCATTGCTCAACACAATAAATCTTTCTGCGATGCCATTTTCTTGATTTCTTTCAATTATATTTCCCTTATTCACCGTTATAGTTGTATCTGCTATGAATATTACATCTTTTCCTATAGATGCTTCTATAAATAAAGTTTTATTTTCATCTTTTTTTATGAGTTTTATAGGTTCCCATGGATTTTCATTTAGTATTGTCCTTAATTTTTCTTGTTTTTTTTTCTCTAATTCGTCTTCAACAAGTTTGATTGCATATGGGTAGAGACCTTGTATCCAAAAATCAAAGACCCCATTATAATTTGATGGAAGTGATATAGATTTTAAGAAATGATTATCCCGTAAATGTACATATGCTTCATTAATTCTATCGGGAGACCAGTCTACAAACTCTTTAACAACATTTTTTGGTCCAATTCCATCTTTTTTTTCTTTAATCAATTCTCTATATAAAAAAAGAAGTAAGTTATTATAATCTTCTTTACTGGCCATAGCAACAATTCCTATTAGATTACTTCCTTAAATAAGTAACTATTATAATTGAGGAGTTGATAAATCCAAGAAGGATAGATAATAATATATATGCAAAGACAAAAATAATAATAGATAATATTAAGGGAGATAAACAGTATGAAGAATAAAATTATTTTGATTAGTACAATATTTTTTATTTCTATTATTTTAATTGGATGTGCAAATCAGCCACCGCCAAATTTTGAGAGTACTTCTTGGAAATTAGATTCATACGTGGGTAGTTTAGGAAATCTTGTTAGCCCGATATCCAACAGTAAGATGACTTTAGAATTCAATGATGGAAGGATATCAGGATCATCGGGCTGTAACAGCTTTTTTGCGAAGTATACAGTCGAAGGCAAGTCAATGTCATTTGGACTAATTGGCGCTACAAAGATGTACTGTTCTAATCCAAGCGTAATGGAACAAGAGCAAACATACTTTATGAGGCTAGAATCAGTAAAGTCCTACAAAATTGAAGGGAACAAGCTGACTCTGATTGATGCTAACGGCAAGACTGTATTGATATTTTCCAAAAATTGATTTGATTTATAAAGGAATCAAATACCCGTCCTATTAAGATGCAAAAAAACCAGAAAGATGCTAAAAACAACTATAAGTATAATAAATTTTATTTTTTGAAATCTATCATACTCTGAGTTTGTTTCTTCAAAATCTTTGGGCGGTAATAATCGTGGTAATTTCATATAAAAATCATTAGAATCTAGAAGTTCATGCTTTGATTCAGGATGTTTTTCTTCTATTTTGCCTGTAGGAAGTAACGGCATTTCTTAACCCTATCTAGAATTAATTCAAGCCTTTTTAATACTTTGTATGAATCTTCTCAAAATAAAATAATAAAAAATAAAATTTAATTTATGGAATAACAAAGTCTATTGTGATTGTATCAAATACTCCATTCGGAGAATATGCTATCAACGTCACTTTGTAAGTGCCTGATGGAACGTTTGGATCTACTGTAAAGATGGCAGAATATGTACCTATATTGTGGGCCGTTATCTTCTGGGCATCTGGTTGGACTGATACCGTAACACCTACTGGCAGACCTTCAAATCTCACTCTTGAATCGTTCTGTGTGAAGAATCCTCTGTTTCCCACAGCCCGAATGCATTGTTTTCAGTATCGAGGCATATTGCAAGATATCCATATCCCGGTATCTTTGTTTTTGGCATTACCATTTTTCCACCTAGCTTCTCAACTTTTTTGATGTCAGCATCTATTGATGAGACTCCAATATAGTTTGTTATTCTTTTACTTGGATCTCCCCTCTTTCCCATTCCCCCGGAGATACCTTCTTTCCCATTTTCATCAACAGTTGAAATACCGTAATATTCAATTTCTCCGGGCATTCTCTCAATTTTCCATCCGAATAATTCTTTATAGAATTTTTTTGCCCTGTCAATGTCATCAACAGGTACATCAAAATGCACAATTGTTGGCATGTGTATTATTAAATTTAATAGGATATAAATATTTTTGTAAAGAAAATAGTTATTAATTTAGTTATTCCCCAATTATTTTTATTAACGCCCTCTTTTTTCTTTGCCCGTCAAATTCACCATAGTATATCTCTTCCCATGGCCCAAAATCAAGTTTTCCGTTGGTGATTGCTATCACAACTTCTCTCCCCATGAACTGTCTTTTAATATGAGCGTCACCGTTTGTTTCTCCAGTTCTGTTATGTCTATAAAGTTCTGGATTATGGGGAATATTTTTTTCCAACCAGTCTTTGTAATCTTGGTGTAATCCTGATTCTGCATCATTTATAAAAACACTAGCAGTTATGTGCATGGCATTTACAAGACACAATCCTTCTTTTATCCCACTCTCAGCTAAAGCCTCTTCTACTAAGGAAGTTATATTAACGAATTCAACTTTATTATTTGTGTTAAACCATAGTTCTTTCTTAAAGGACTTCATAGATTAAAATAAACAAATGCCTTTAAAATTTTTATTATCCTGACAATAATCATGTGGGGGTTGCACTCCCCACATGGCCTGCACAAATATAGGAAAAGGTGATCAATTATTTGCACAGTTGATTTGGAAATATATGGATATCTTAAAAGTATATTGTTTCTTTTATAACAATATACTAGGATAATGTCAGGCGTCAAACATTCTTATCTTACTATCATGACTGACGAATTTGCGTTATGCAGTACTTTCTCGGAAACGCTTCCTAAGAATATTCTATCGATAGCAGATATACCTTTTGCCCCCATTACGATAAGATCATCTTTTTTTGATATTTTTATAATTTCTTCATCGGGGGACCCCTCAATTATCTTTTTGGTAATTTTTAATCCGCTTGCAGAAGCCAAGCTCACTATTTCGTCCAATAAAAGAGCGCCTTCTTTCTTCATCTTTTTTCTGATTTCTTTGATTTCAGTATCGTCAGTGTAAATCACAGGTGAATAAGGGGGTCCAACGTAAGCACTTATTGGTACATGCACTACGTATAGTGCAATTAACTCAACATCCATTTCTTTTGCCAAATATATTGCTTTTCTTGCCGATCTTTTTGACGATTCAGAACCGTCAACAGGTGTTATTATTCTTTTAAATTCTTTTTCCATCTTATTATATAGGTACTAGCATTTTATAAATTTTACCTAACGAATTAAGATTAATATGAAAAATCTTAAATAGATCTTTTACTTAACAGCTGCATGACAAAAATAAACTTTTCAATGCCGATAATTTTTGTAGATGACATCAAAGTTTCAAAGGATTTTTATCGAAATATATTTTCCCTTGAAGTCAAATTGGATTTTGGAGAAAATATTGTATTTAAAGATGCATTTTCAATTTGGCAAAAAAATCGTGCAGAAGATATAATTTTTGAGAACAAGATAAGCTCTGGAAAAAGAGAAGTACATAATAATGTTGAACTTTATTTTGAAACAATTGAGATTGAATCCATTTGGGAAAAGATACTTTTAGCAAAAGTCGAAATTATTCATCCAATTAAAGAAGAATCCTGGGGTCAGAGAGTATTTAGAATATACGATCCTGACAAATTCATTATAGAAGTGGGGGAACAGATGGTTGAAGTAATAAAAAGATTTCATAGAGTAGGACTCTCTAACGAAAATATTTCTAAGAAAACTCAAATGCCTTTAGAAATAGTTAAGAAATCGATAGCTGAAAAAGATTAATATTCATAATTCTTCTAAATCTATTAACCTTTGAGAAGCTTTTGATACTTTTTTCCAGTCTTTAGCTTTTGTGCAATATTCCACTGCTTTTTCAGTGGCTGAAATTGCTTCTTGTCTTTTTTGAAGGCAACTATAAGCAAACCCCATATTCAAGTAGGCATTTCCAACTCCATCCCAGTCTACACATTTTGAACCATATTCAATGGCTTTTTTCGAGATGGTGATAACATCTTCATGCTTTTGCAAATTAAGCAAAGAGTATCCTAAGTTAAAATAAGCCTTACATACACTTTTACAATCATTAGCTTTTTGACTATGGTGAATAGCCTTCTCACAAGCTTCTACAGCTTTTTTGTATTCTTCAATATTACTATAGACATATGCCAAGTTCAGATAAGCATTTCCAGAAACTTTATTGTCTCCAGCATTCTCACTGCAAGCAACAGCTTTTTTTAGTGCATCTATTGATTTATCAATAATATTGAGATTGCTGTATGCAAATCCGATATTGAGATAAGCATTTCCCACTCCTTCATTATATTTTGCTTTCTCAGAATAATAAATTGCCTTTTCTAATATACCTATTGCCTCTTTATGTTTTTCAAGATCAATGATAATAAATCCCATATTGATGTACGCTTTTGCAACTAGCTCCCAACTTTCAAGTAAAGTTCCATGATTAATCAGCATGGTATAACAGGATATGGATTCTTTATATTGTCCATTCAAAAGAAATGTATTCCCTCTTTCAAAATACCTCTTTAAGATTATTTTATAATGCCCCGCTTTCTCATTATTTAGGCCAAGAGCGATGATTTCTGTGAATGATTTGTCTGCAATTGCCCAATTGCCAGACTCTAGCCCATGTTCTAATGATTTATACAGATTTTCAAATGATTCTTCTTTTTTCCCAATTAGTTTATGTGAAATTCCAGAGTAATAATAACCCTTAGAAAGATTTTCATTGTCCTCGCCCTTTTTACTTAGTGAAATACCTTCATTGAATAAGCTAAGTGCTTCTTGAACTCTATTCATTTGCAAAAACTGTTGCCCTTTGGAGAAACATGTCGATATATGCCCGACATTCTCCTCGCTTGCCATAAAAAACACAAAAACAAAGTATATATAAAACTATATATGTCACTTCGTGAATATCTTAAAAATATTATCTCTAAACCAACCCATATTCAACAAATTTTTTTTTTCTCCCACAAACCGGACATTTAAAAGTTCTAAGCATAAGATTTCGGGATAGCTGTTGTCTTTCTAATTCATCCATAGGTACTTTATGGGCATCACATTCATAATTTGGATTCATTTTTCACCTATTCAATTTTTTTCGCATAAGTTTTATTACAATAATCACATTTGTAAAACTTGACGTAATCACCCCGATAATCTCCTTCTTCTATAAATTCTAGAACATTTCCACAGTCTTTGCAACGCTTTGGCTCTTCATCTAGATTTATTTCATTATTTATATAGTTCATTCTAGGTTTATTTGGAGTTTTCTCAATCAATCTTTTTTTAAGTATATTGAATTCATCCAAAGTGATTACATTAGATTTTCTTAATTCGTTTAATCTTTCAAGATTAGATATTATTGCTTCTGTGTTCGTTTTTTTCTCATTTACATCTTCAAAGTCATTTGTATTTTCTGAATAATCAAAGTCAATGTTAGAATCATAATTTTCTTTTTGGTTAAAGTTCCCATATATTCCATTTCTTATGAGTCTGACCACTATTTCAGCATCTTCGTGGGAGAGGCCAGAGATAATAACTTCATCGGACTCAAATCTGCTGTTTAGGTAAACTTCAGTTGAAAGAACTCCTTTTTTCATTCTGACGTTTGATATGTCTTTAAAGTGATAATCATTTACATATTTTTTTAATCCTAATATGCTAGGGTCTCTAAAAATAATACGGTAGTTTGTTATATAGATCTTAGCAGGAGTTGTAAAGGCTCCACCTTTCTTTACTCTTGACTGTTGTGCAGCGTACAATACTTCCTCACTTGGAAGCAGTATGCTTTCTATATCTTTTTCAACTTTAAAATTTTCCATTGCCTCCAATATTTTAGAATAACTTAATTTAAAAATTTATTCAATGCTTCAAGGGTGCTTAATTAGACTTAGCTTCTTTTTTTAGTCCCAATGGTATCCAAGTTATTGCCTGTAAAGTCCCCTCGACTATTACCGAGATTAGAAATATCGCAATGTTTTGATATATGTTATAATTTGTTGCAAAGAAGAATAGCCACAATATTAAAAAGATTAACCAAGAAGATGCCAATACTATAGAAACTACAAGTCTGCCAAACATGTTGTAATTAAGTGATTTATTACTATCATCCCAATTCATATGATCCACCTAAAATTAGATATATTCTAAAATTTATATCTCTTTCTAATCTAATAAAAAATACACGAATAGAATTATATATTGGCCCATCTCTATGACTTTGGTGATATATTGAAAAAGCCAAAAATTATAATGCACAATACTATGAGTATTGATTCCTCTTTAAAAAATTTTGAATGTGACATAGGCTCACATTATCAAGTTGCTGGGAGTTACGAGGCTGATGCACATCTTATTGGTTCGATTACTGCAAAAACTGGTTTAGAGATGTATTCTGACAGTATACCTCCTGAGAGAG includes:
- a CDS encoding DUF362 domain-containing protein gives rise to the protein MTNKEQISQDAKQLLKTVVNNEGVSLEEKIPIKVHFGEEGNITYLSPSYYDGIIEYLRENNVESRFIETNVLYRGKRDTRRKHILLAYRHGFTKIPVIIADGEIGEDYINVEINKKNLSSCKIARKIAEQKQMIVVSHFKGHIGAGFGGAIKQLGMGCAARGGKLEQHANTIPIINPLECKKCKECTKKCPSDAINIDLFSRISKQKCIGCAACISICPHGAIKINWIGTISNKFYERMAEYAYAAQKDKQIIYISFAINITKNCDCEGHPMKPFVRDLGIFASTDPVAIDMACLDKLSERENRTVFRRGRHILDFSEEIGLGTKGYNLIEINH
- a CDS encoding tautomerase family protein; this encodes MPLVEIYLWKENTDEMKNDRLIKEVSKCVSEITGAPLDAVEVLITEIPKANWGKGGIPASKW
- a CDS encoding PaaI family thioesterase: MDFINEFSENDKFAKQIGIELVEVSKGCAKAKMKISDLHLNSVNTVHGGAIFTLADFTFAIAANTHGNIAVALNVNISFLKAVSKGTLFAEAEEVSINSKIATYNIRVLNEHNELIATFQGMAYRKEKLWDNL
- a CDS encoding RidA family protein is translated as MYEKRFTSDVKPARVTVEVSKLPKNSNIKISCIAYKNIID
- a CDS encoding YwbE family protein — encoded protein: MNGNNRGNIKQGMQVSIVLKQDQRSGKLTNGIVKDILTNSSTHPHGIKVRLTSGEVGRVKEILQNKT
- a CDS encoding META domain-containing protein, whose product is MKNKIILISTIFFISIILIGCANQPPPNFESTSWKLDSYVGSLGNLVSPISNSKMTLEFNDGRISGSSGCNSFFAKYTVEGKSMSFGLIGATKMYCSNPSVMEQEQTYFMRLESVKSYKIEGNKLTLIDANGKTVLIFSKN
- a CDS encoding VOC family protein, with product MPTIVHFDVPVDDIDRAKKFYKELFGWKIERMPGEIEYYGISTVDENGKEGISGGMGKRGDPSKRITNYIGVSSIDADIKKVEKLGGKMVMPKTKIPGYGYLAICLDTENNAFGLWETEDSSHRTIQE
- a CDS encoding secondary thiamine-phosphate synthase enzyme YjbQ, with product MKSFKKELWFNTNNKVEFVNITSLVEEALAESGIKEGLCLVNAMHITASVFINDAESGLHQDYKDWLEKNIPHNPELYRHNRTGETNGDAHIKRQFMGREVVIAITNGKLDFGPWEEIYYGEFDGQRKKRALIKIIGE
- a CDS encoding universal stress protein, which translates into the protein MEKEFKRIITPVDGSESSKRSARKAIYLAKEMDVELIALYVVHVPISAYVGPPYSPVIYTDDTEIKEIRKKMKKEGALLLDEIVSLASASGLKITKKIIEGSPDEEIIKISKKDDLIVMGAKGISAIDRIFLGSVSEKVLHNANSSVMIVR
- a CDS encoding VOC family protein; the encoded protein is MTKINFSMPIIFVDDIKVSKDFYRNIFSLEVKLDFGENIVFKDAFSIWQKNRAEDIIFENKISSGKREVHNNVELYFETIEIESIWEKILLAKVEIIHPIKEESWGQRVFRIYDPDKFIIEVGEQMVEVIKRFHRVGLSNENISKKTQMPLEIVKKSIAEKD
- a CDS encoding tetratricopeptide repeat protein → MASEENVGHISTCFSKGQQFLQMNRVQEALSLFNEGISLSKKGEDNENLSKGYYYSGISHKLIGKKEESFENLYKSLEHGLESGNWAIADKSFTEIIALGLNNEKAGHYKIILKRYFERGNTFLLNGQYKESISCYTMLINHGTLLESWELVAKAYINMGFIIIDLEKHKEAIGILEKAIYYSEKAKYNEGVGNAYLNIGFAYSNLNIIDKSIDALKKAVACSENAGDNKVSGNAYLNLAYVYSNIEEYKKAVEACEKAIHHSQKANDCKSVCKAYFNLGYSLLNLQKHEDVITISKKAIEYGSKCVDWDGVGNAYLNMGFAYSCLQKRQEAISATEKAVEYCTKAKDWKKVSKASQRLIDLEEL
- a CDS encoding PH domain-containing protein, translating into MENFKVEKDIESILLPSEEVLYAAQQSRVKKGGAFTTPAKIYITNYRIIFRDPSILGLKKYVNDYHFKDISNVRMKKGVLSTEVYLNSRFESDEVIISGLSHEDAEIVVRLIRNGIYGNFNQKENYDSNIDFDYSENTNDFEDVNEKKTNTEAIISNLERLNELRKSNVITLDEFNILKKRLIEKTPNKPRMNYINNEINLDEEPKRCKDCGNVLEFIEEGDYRGDYVKFYKCDYCNKTYAKKIE